The genomic region CCGCCGATCTTGTGGGCGCTGACGGTGATGGCGTCGGGCCCGCCCTCGCCGACCGCGACGGGGATCTGGCCGAACGCCTGCACCGCGTCGGTGTGGAACGGCACCCCGTGCCGATGCGCGACGGCGGCGAGCTCCGCGACCGGCTCGACCGTGCCGACCTCGCTGTTCGCCCACATCACCGAGACCAGGGCCACCGCTGCGGGATCGCGCTCCAGGGCGGCGGCGAGGGTGTCCGGGTGCACCATGCCGGCGGCGTCGACGTCGAGCAGCTCCACCTCGGCGCCCTGCTCGGCGCCCAGCCACTGCACGGTGTCCAGCACCGCCCGGTGCTCGACCGCGCTGACGAGCACCCGGCGCCGGGTGGGCTCGGCCCGCCGCCGCGCCCAGTACAGGCCCTTGAGCGCGAGGTTGTCGCCCTCCGTGCCGCCGCCGGTGAACACCACGTCGGACGGCCGGGCGCCCAGCACGCCGGCCAGCGTCTCGCGCGACTCCTCGACGATGCGGCGGGCCCGGCGGCCGCTGGCATGCAACGACGAGGCATTGCCGGTGTCGGCGAGCACCGCGGCGTACGCGGCGAGCGCTTCCGGTCGCATCGGCGTCGTCGCCGCGTGGTCGAGATAGGTCACACGGTAGAGGGTAGTCGCGCGCGGCCGGGCGACGTCGCCGCGCCGATCTCGCCCCCGCCCCGGCCGCCCGCCTGCCCGCGGCGCGGGACCGACGGCGCCACCGGGAGCAGCGGTTCGAGGTGGCCCCGCAGCAGGCAGCCGGACCAGACGCCGGCGCAGTAGGCGGCGTCGTCGGCGACGCGCAGGAGCAGGTACGGCACGAGGCCGACCGCCGGGCGCGCCACCCACCACTCGTGCGCCAACGGCAGCGTCGCCGCGGCCAGGACCAGCCGACCCGGCGTGCCGGCGCAGGCCAGCAGGGGCAGCCAGGTTCGCCGGGATGTCTCGGCGGCGGCCAGCAGGGCGTGGCGGCGCCCCCGCACGGTCAGGGCCAGCGCGGCGCGGCCGGGACGGTCGGTGCGGCCCAGCCGGCGGGCGAGCCGGGCGGTGGTCAGCGCCACGGAGCCCGCGGCCACGGCGCCGACCACGGCGGCCCCGCCCCGGTCCCGGCGCAGCGCCATCAGGCCCACCGCCGCCACCGCGCTCGCCGCTCCCCGGGCCGGCCGCAGCGGTCCCGGATGGCGCCGGGCGAGCTCCGCCGCCGAGGAGCCGTAGCCGTGACGCTGGCGTGCCCAGGCCCACCAGGTCGGCCGCGGATCGTGGTGTACCACCGCCGTCGGCTCGTACCGGACGCTGTGGCCGGCGCCGACGAGCCGCCACACCAGGTCGACGTCCTCACCGAAGCGCAGCGCCGGGTCGAACGCGGCGTGCGCCCGCCGCAGGAGCAGCGCTGCCGACGGCACGTACGACACCCGGCTTCCGGGGCGCACCGCCGCCGGCCACGGCCCGAGATCGAGCGGGGAGCGGCCCGCCTCGTAGCGTTCCCGCAGGCCGGCGCGCGACGCCGGCGGCACCGGCGAGGCGACCCGCGGCGCGACGGCGACGACCGCCGGGTCCGCGAGGTGGGCGATGAGGCGGTCGAGCCAGTCGGCGGTGGGCCGCACGTCGCAGTCGCAGAAGACGATCAGCTCGGTGCGGGCGGCCCGGGCGCCGGCGGTGCGCGCCGCCGCGGGGCCGCGGGCTCGGTCGTGCCGGATCACCCGGGCACCGGCGGCGGTGGCCTCGGCCGAGGTGCCATCGCGGGAGCCGTCGTCGACGACGACGACCTCTGTGCACTGCCCGCGCAGTGCGCCGACCAGCGCGCCGATGCGCCCGGCCCCGTCCCGGACCGGAATGACGGCCGTGACCCCGCCGGCGCCGGCGACCTCGCTGCCGCCGCCGGTCCCGGCAACCCCGGCAGCTCCGGCAACCCCGGCGGGCTCGGCGGCTCCGGCGACCGCGGCATCCGCGGTGGGCGTGTCCACCGGCGCCGTGCGGCGCGGCGGCAGCGGATGAACGAGCCCGGCGTCGACGAGCCGGCGCGCCAACAACCCCGCACCGGGTCCGGCCGCACCAACCGTGGCGCCGCCACGCAGCGCCGCGAACACCCGCGCACCGGCAGCGGACAGTGCCATCAGCCGCAGCGGCGCCCCGCCGAGCAGCACGATCCCGCCGTCCGCCGCGGCGGCGGGCGCCGGCGCCAGGACCGCCAGGCCGGGATCGCACTGCACCCGGAACGCGGCCGGCAGTGCCACCCGAGCCGGCTCAGAAGTCACCGGCGGTACACCTGGGCCGGCTCAGAAGTCACCGGCCGCCCTGCGCAGGTCGGTGAGCAGGTCGATGAGCGTCCGCACACCCCCGTCCCCCAGACCGGGGTCGGCGAAGACGGTGTCGTTGAGCTTCTCCGTCGCGGCGAGGGCCGTCGCCCGCCCCTCCTCGGTGATCTCGGCGAGAATGGCGCGGCGGTCGGTGGGATGCGGGTTGCGGCGAACCTGGCCGCGGGCCTCCAGGCGGTCGACCGCGCTGGTGATGCTGGTCGGATGGACCTGAAGCCGACTACCGATCTTGTTAAGCGGCAGCGCGCCCCTTCGGGAGAACAACAGCAGCATCAGCAGCTCGTACCGGGCGAAGGTCAGATCGAGCGGGCGCAGGACCTCGTCGACCCGGGCCAGCATGATCTGCTGGGCACGCATCAGTGACGTGACCGCCGCCATCCCGTCCGCCACCGAGCCCCAGCCGTGCGCGGTCCAGTGCCGGTGGGCCTCCGCTATGGGATCGGTGGGCAGCGGTTTGGGGGTGGCCACGGTTTGGACGCTCCTGCACTTCAGGGGATGTCTCCCACCCGGCCGACATGGCCGGGGACCGCCCAGATGACGGCCGGCGTCCATTGCACCCCAGGACGCCACGTGCAGGCAAAGACTCATGCGTACCCGGAGATTACGGGTCGCCACCCTCAGCGCACCGTGCGGCGCCACCCCGTGCGGGAATGTCAGACATTGCGCCGATACTGGCCGCCCACGTCGAAGAACGCCTGGGTGATCTGACCGAGCGAGCAGACCCGGACCGCCTTCATCAACGCCGCGAAGGTGTTTCCCGTGCCGGCGGCAACCGCGCGCAGCTCGGCCAGGGCGGCCTCGGCCTCGGCGGCGTGCCGGCGCTGGAAGTCGGTCAGGCGGGCGAGCTGGGAACGCTTCTCGTCCTCGGTGGCCCGGGCCAGCTCCAGGGGGCCGGCGGCATCGGCGGCGCGCTCCGGGTCGTCGGCGGCACGGTCGGGCGCGAGGAAGGTGTTGACCCCGACGATCGGCAGCGTGCCGTCGTGCTTACGGCGCTCGTAGAGCATCGACTCGTCCTGGATCCGACCCCGCTGATAACCGGTCTCCATCGCGCCCAGAACGCCTCCGCGGTCGCTTATCCGCTCGAACTCGGCGAGCACGGCCTCCTCGACCAGGTCGGTCAGCTCGTCGACGATGAACGACCCCTGCAGGGGGTTCTCGTTGGCCGCGAGCCCCCATTCCTGATCGATGACCACCTGAATGGCGAGCGCACGGCGCACCGAGCTCTCGGTGGGAGTGGTCACGGCCTCGTCGTAGGCATTCGTGTGCAGGCTGTTGCAGTTGTCGTAGATCGCGCACAGCGCCTGGAGGGTCGTGCGGATGTCGTTGAACGCCATCTCCTGGGCGTGCAGTGACCGGCCGGAGGTCTGCACGTGATATTTGAGCATCTGCGAGCGGGGGGCGGCTCCGTATCGCTCGCGCATCGCGACCGCCCAGATTCGCCGCGCCACCCGCCCGATGACCGTGTATTCCGCGTCCATCCCGTTGGAGAAGAAGAACGACAGGTTCGGCGCGAAGTCGTCGATTCGCATTCCTCGGGCGAGATACGCCTCGACGTAGGTGAATCCGTTGGCCAGCGTGAAGGCGAGCTGCGTGATGGGGTTCGCGCCGGCCTCGGCGATGTGGTAGCCGGAGATCGAGACGGAGTAGAAGTTGCGGACGTTGTGCTCGATGAACCATTCCTGCACGTCGGCCATCGCCCGCAGCGCGAACTCGGTGGAGAAGATGCAGGTGTTCTGCCCCTGGTCCTCCTTGAGGATGTCGGCCTGGACCGTGCCCCGCACGGTGGCGAGCGCGCCGGCGGTGACCTCGGCGGCCTCGTCGTCACGCGGCTCGCGGCCGTGCTCGTCGACGAACGCGGCCAGCCGCTGGTCGATCGCGGTGGTCAGGAACATCGCGAGGATGGCCGGCGCCGGGCCGTTGATCGTCATGGACACGCTGGTCGCCGGGTCACCGAGATCGAACCCGTCGAACAGGGCCGTCATGTCGTCCAGGGTCGCGATCGACACACCCGACGTGCCGACCTTGCCGTAGACGTCGGGTCGGGGGGCCGGGTCGCGACCGTAGAGGGTGACCGAGTCGAAGGCCGTGGACAGCCGCGTCGCCGGCGACCCGGCGGACAGCAGGTGGAAGCGCCGGTTCGTCCGGAACGCGTCCCCCTCCCCGGCGAACATCCGCGCCGGCGCCTCCCCGGCACGCTTGAACGGGAACACCCCCGCGGTGAACGGGAAGTATCCCGGCAGGTTCTCCCGGCGCAGGAACCGCACCAGCCGGGCGTCGTCGTCGATGGCCGGCACCGCGACGCGGGAGACCTGGCTGCCGGCGAGGGTCACGCGACGCAGCGGAGTGCGGATCTCGGTCCCGCGCACCGTGTAGGAGAGCTGATCGCCCTGCCGCTCGGCCACGATCGCCGGCCACCGTTCGAGCAGCTCCCGCGCCCACGGCGCCAGCGCCGCACCCGCCTCGTCGCGCAGGGCGGTGAGGGCGCCGGCCTCTGCCGAGGAGGTACCCACGGCGTCGAGTGCGGTGGTCAGGTGCTCGCGGCGGCGGGCGAGCTGGGCCTGCCGCTCGGTCTCCGCGTGGTAGCCGCGCACCGTCTCGGCGATCTCGGCCAGGTATCGGGCCCTCGCCGGCGGGACGATGGTCGTCAGCCCCGTGGCGGCGCGCACCTCGACAGCGGGCAGCACGCCGGGCCGCGTCGGCAGGCCGACGTCGCGGAGCAGGCCGAGCAGATGCTGGTAGAGGGCGGTAACCCCGTCGTCCTGGAAGCGGGCCGCGGAGGTACCGAAGACCGGCATGTCCTCCCAGGACCGGTCGAACGCCTCCCGGTTGCGCACGAGCTGGCGGGCGACGTCGCGGCGGGCGTCCTCGGCGCCGCGACGCTCGAACTTGTTCACCGCGACCACGTCGGCGAAGTCGAGCATGTCGATCTTCTCGAGCTGCGAGGCCGCACCGTACTCCGGTGTCATCACGTACAGGGAGACGTCGCAGTGGGGCACGATCGCCGCGTCGCCCTGCCCGATACCGGGGGTCTCGACGATCACCAGGTCGTACCCCGCCGCCTTACAGGCCGCGATCGCCCCCGGCACGGAGGGGGGAACCTCGCTGCCTGCGGCCCGGGTGGCCAGGGAGCGGAAGAAGACCTCGCCGGCGTCGGACTCGCCCAGAGCGTTCATCCGGATCCGGTCGCCGAGCAACGCCCCACCACCGCGCCGGCGGCTCGGATCGACGGCCAGCACGGCGATGCGCAGCGCGTCGCCCTGGTCGAGGCGGAAGCGGCGCAGCAGCTCATCGGTCAGCGAGGACTTCCCGGAGCCGCCGGTGCCGGTGATGCCCAGCACGGGCACGGCCGGCCGCCGATCGGCCTCCTCGCGCAGCGCTGCCGCCAGCCCACCGTCCCGATCGGCCTCGAGCACCGTGATCGCCCGGGCGAGCGCGCCCTGTTCGCCGCCGATGACCTCCTCGAGCTTCGGACCGTCCCCGGCGAGGTCGACGTCGCAGCCGGCGATGATCGTGTTGATCATACGGGCGAGGCCCATCGCCTGGCCGTCCTGCGGGGAGAAGATCCGGGCGACGCCGCGGGACTGCAGCAGCTCGATCTCGGCCGGCACGATCACCCCACCGCCCCCGCCGAAGACGCGGATGTCGCCCGCACCGCGTTCCCGGAGCCGCTCGATGAGGTAGCTGAAGTACTCGACATGGCCGCCCTGGTAGGAGGAAAGGGCGATGCCCTGGGCGTCCTCCTGGATCGCCGCGGTCACCACCTCGTCGACGCCACGGTCGTGGCCGAGGTGGATCACCTCCGCCCCCTGGGCCTGCAGCAGCCGACGCATGATGTTGATCGCCGCGTCATGCCCGTCGAACAGCGCGGCCGCCGTGACGATCCGGACTGGATGGACGGGGACATGCAGACCTGCCGTGTCCTGCTGGGCGTCGGATGACATCGAGCGGCTCCCGGGGAGAACGGACGGGCCGGCGTACCCGGCCCACAGCCTTTCGACTTCCGATAGTAGGACGTCCATCCGACAGGTGCCACTACGGCCAGCGTCGATGAGGGCAGGGCTGCGACAGCAGTCGGACACGGGGCGCGGCAGGCATCCGGAGCCGGGGCCGCCACGAAGTGTTCGGGGGCCGGCTCGGGTAACGGGTG from Frankia alni ACN14a harbors:
- a CDS encoding cysteine desulfurase family protein, giving the protein MTYLDHAATTPMRPEALAAYAAVLADTGNASSLHASGRRARRIVEESRETLAGVLGARPSDVVFTGGGTEGDNLALKGLYWARRRAEPTRRRVLVSAVEHRAVLDTVQWLGAEQGAEVELLDVDAAGMVHPDTLAAALERDPAAVALVSVMWANSEVGTVEPVAELAAVAHRHGVPFHTDAVQAFGQIPVAVGEGGPDAITVSAHKIGGPVGVGALVVRRGLVLEPLTHGGGQERDIRSGTLNTAGVAAFAAAAATACAQAPREGARLAALRDDLVRRVQEKVPGAVLNGAALGGAPGDPQRLPGNAHLTFPGCEGDSLLMLLDARGIECSTGSACSAGVARPSHVLLAMGAGEEHARGSLRFSLGHSSRAADVDALVEAIGPVVERASRAGALAGMTGA
- the mftF gene encoding mycofactocin biosynthesis glycosyltransferase MftF (Members of this protein family, MftF, are glycosyltransferases, members of PF00535 (glycosyl transferase family 2). The encoding gene is found as part of the mycofactocin cassette, in Mycobacterium tuberculosis, many other Actinobacteria, and occasional members of other lineages. Mycofactocin itself, a putative redox carrier, is a heavily modified derivative of the C-terminal Val-Tyr dipeptide of the mycofactocin precursor MftA (TIGR03969).), giving the protein MTSEPARVALPAAFRVQCDPGLAVLAPAPAAAADGGIVLLGGAPLRLMALSAAGARVFAALRGGATVGAAGPGAGLLARRLVDAGLVHPLPPRRTAPVDTPTADAAVAGAAEPAGVAGAAGVAGTGGGSEVAGAGGVTAVIPVRDGAGRIGALVGALRGQCTEVVVVDDGSRDGTSAEATAAGARVIRHDRARGPAAARTAGARAARTELIVFCDCDVRPTADWLDRLIAHLADPAVVAVAPRVASPVPPASRAGLRERYEAGRSPLDLGPWPAAVRPGSRVSYVPSAALLLRRAHAAFDPALRFGEDVDLVWRLVGAGHSVRYEPTAVVHHDPRPTWWAWARQRHGYGSSAAELARRHPGPLRPARGAASAVAAVGLMALRRDRGGAAVVGAVAAGSVALTTARLARRLGRTDRPGRAALALTVRGRRHALLAAAETSRRTWLPLLACAGTPGRLVLAAATLPLAHEWWVARPAVGLVPYLLLRVADDAAYCAGVWSGCLLRGHLEPLLPVAPSVPRRGQAGGRGGGEIGAATSPGRARLPSTV
- a CDS encoding MarR family winged helix-turn-helix transcriptional regulator — its product is MATPKPLPTDPIAEAHRHWTAHGWGSVADGMAAVTSLMRAQQIMLARVDEVLRPLDLTFARYELLMLLLFSRRGALPLNKIGSRLQVHPTSITSAVDRLEARGQVRRNPHPTDRRAILAEITEEGRATALAATEKLNDTVFADPGLGDGGVRTLIDLLTDLRRAAGDF
- the icmF gene encoding fused isobutyryl-CoA mutase/GTPase IcmF: MSSDAQQDTAGLHVPVHPVRIVTAAALFDGHDAAINIMRRLLQAQGAEVIHLGHDRGVDEVVTAAIQEDAQGIALSSYQGGHVEYFSYLIERLRERGAGDIRVFGGGGGVIVPAEIELLQSRGVARIFSPQDGQAMGLARMINTIIAGCDVDLAGDGPKLEEVIGGEQGALARAITVLEADRDGGLAAALREEADRRPAVPVLGITGTGGSGKSSLTDELLRRFRLDQGDALRIAVLAVDPSRRRGGGALLGDRIRMNALGESDAGEVFFRSLATRAAGSEVPPSVPGAIAACKAAGYDLVIVETPGIGQGDAAIVPHCDVSLYVMTPEYGAASQLEKIDMLDFADVVAVNKFERRGAEDARRDVARQLVRNREAFDRSWEDMPVFGTSAARFQDDGVTALYQHLLGLLRDVGLPTRPGVLPAVEVRAATGLTTIVPPARARYLAEIAETVRGYHAETERQAQLARRREHLTTALDAVGTSSAEAGALTALRDEAGAALAPWARELLERWPAIVAERQGDQLSYTVRGTEIRTPLRRVTLAGSQVSRVAVPAIDDDARLVRFLRRENLPGYFPFTAGVFPFKRAGEAPARMFAGEGDAFRTNRRFHLLSAGSPATRLSTAFDSVTLYGRDPAPRPDVYGKVGTSGVSIATLDDMTALFDGFDLGDPATSVSMTINGPAPAILAMFLTTAIDQRLAAFVDEHGREPRDDEAAEVTAGALATVRGTVQADILKEDQGQNTCIFSTEFALRAMADVQEWFIEHNVRNFYSVSISGYHIAEAGANPITQLAFTLANGFTYVEAYLARGMRIDDFAPNLSFFFSNGMDAEYTVIGRVARRIWAVAMRERYGAAPRSQMLKYHVQTSGRSLHAQEMAFNDIRTTLQALCAIYDNCNSLHTNAYDEAVTTPTESSVRRALAIQVVIDQEWGLAANENPLQGSFIVDELTDLVEEAVLAEFERISDRGGVLGAMETGYQRGRIQDESMLYERRKHDGTLPIVGVNTFLAPDRAADDPERAADAAGPLELARATEDEKRSQLARLTDFQRRHAAEAEAALAELRAVAAGTGNTFAALMKAVRVCSLGQITQAFFDVGGQYRRNV